The genomic segment ATCCAAGAAAAATATCACAGAATAATTGCACAACTTGATAAATACCGTGAATTAGGAGCAAACAAAGCTTCTAAAATAGCTAAAGAAAATCTTAAAAAACTTACGAAAGGCATAGGTCTTAACTAAAATGAAAGCAAACTCGAAACTAAATCATTCAACTAGTCATTTGCTAGCAGCGGCTATTTTGAAATTATATCCAAATACTAAACTGGCAATTGGCCCAGCTATTGATGAAGGTTTTTACTATGATTTTGAATTTGAAAAACCATTGTTAGAAAGCGATTTACCAAAAATCGAAAAGCAAATGCATAAATTGGCTGAACAAGGCTATGTAATGGAAAAAGTTGACGTTCAAAATTACAACTTTGACAATCAACCTTACAAAAAAGAAATGTTTGAAGAACTTAAAAAGGATAAAAAAGAAATTACCTTCTATGCTTACATTCATCCTAAAACTAAAGAAAATCTGTTCGTAGATCTTTGTGTTGGCAATCACGTTGAAAGCACGAAAGAAATTAAACACTTTAAACTTCTTTCGTTGGCCGGCGCTTATTGAAGAGGTGATTCAAAAAACAAAATGTTAACAAGAATCTATGGAACTTGTTGAGAAAGCCAAAAAGAACTTGAAGAATACCTCGCTTTAGTTGAAGAACGTAAAGAAAGAGATCACCGCAAAATTGGCAAAGATCTTAATATTTTTGCTGTTAGCCAACTTAGTGGTCAAGGTTTTCCAATTTGATTAGAAGACGGTATGAAAATTCATAATGCTATCCGTGATTATGTCCTAAAACTTGATCGGAAATTCGGTTTTAAAGAAGTACTAACACCACATTTCGGCGAAAAAAAATTGTATGAAATTAGTGGACACTGAGATCACTACCAAGAAGATATGTTCACTCCTATTAAAATGGACAACGAAACTTTAGTAGCCCGCCCAATGACTTGCCCACACCATATTGTTTTATACAACATGACTCGTCGCTCTTATCGTGACTTACCAATTAGATATTCAGAACAATCACGTTTATATCGTTATGAAAAATCAGGGGCACTTTCAGGACTTGAACGCGTTAGAAGTATGGATTTAACCGAAGGACATGTTTTTGTTAGAAAAGATCAAATTAAAGCTGAATTCAAACATTTATACAATATGATTCAAAAAGCATTATCAGATTTTGACATCCAAGTTGATCACGTTTCGCTTTCTTTAAGAGATCCTAACAATTCTGTTAAATTCTTCAATGACGACAAAATGTGAAATCAAGCTGAAGCCGATTTAAAAGAAGTGCTAAAAGAATTAAAAATTGAATACAAAGAATTTATTGGTGAAGCAGCATTTTATGGTCCTAAGATTGATTTTCAAGTTAAAACCGTGTTGAATAAAATTATTACAATGTCAACTCTGCAACTTGATTTTCTACTTCCAGCAAGATTTGAAATGAAATATGTTGATGACAAAGAAGAATTTCAAACACCAGTTTTAATTCATAGGGGCTTAATTGGAACTTATGAGCGTTTCATTGCAATCTTGTTAGAACAAACCAAGGGGGTTCTACCATATTGACTAAGTCCTCGTCAAGTAACGATTTTACCAATTGTTGATGAAGTTAATGATTACTGTCAAAAGTTATATGAAGAGTTTATTGATTTAGGAATCAATGCGAATGTTGATTTACGCAGTGAAAGAATCAACAAGAAAATTCGTGAAGCCCAATTGCTAAAAACCAAGTTTATTATTGTTATTGGTAAAAATGAAATAGCGAACAATACATTAGCCGTTCGGGCATATGGCAGTGAAGAAACCAAAACATATACCAAAGAAGAATTTTTAACCATGTTAGAAAATCTAAAAAATAATCTTAAATAATAATTAAAAAAATCCACTTTTGATGTAATCTTACGAAGTGGATTTTAATTTTACAAAATTTAAATTTTAGGATTATAAGTCGTAGCTAAAGAGTTGTTGAATAACTTAAGCGAAATGCAAAAGATTGTAATTGTTAAAGTTAAAATCAAAATGTAAGAAATATTGCTTTGTATTAAACTCATTGCTTCGCGGAAGATAGTTCCAATGTTTAGATTATTAGTTTCATTAACAAAATCAAGAAATGCGAGTGATGAAACTGAAAGTATGTTAATCGCTAATCGATCGGCAACCATAATTAATAAAGTTGTCAAAATTTGTTTAAAAAGTTGGCGATAAATAATTTGACTTTGGTTGTAGCCCGTTGCTTTTGCACTAAGAATAAATTCTTTTTGTCTAAGTTCAATAATTTCTGATTTAGCAATTTCATAGAATGATGTTCACGATACTAAAGCAAACGCCAAGAAGATCCCTCATCACTGCGTCCCTATAAATACACAAAGCAAGAAAATTCAAAGTAGCTCGGGAATTGAATTAATAATTGTAGCAAGTGAATCAATTACACGTGTGTATCACTTTCTTGTGTTTAAAGCCACTATTGACGCTAGACTAAATCCTACGAAAATGTTAATCATCATTGCTACAATCAAAATGGCCAAAGTTGAAAAAATTGAAAGTACTAACCTTGAATAAATATCAACACCATCGCCGTTAGTTCCCAAAATGAGAGTGCTTGGGATTTTGATATTTGATGATTGTGTTAAGTTGAGATTAATCGCTTTTATTAGATCATACGGTGAATAAACAAGGGTAACAATATCGGTGTTAATTGTTTTATCACCACCAGCGTCACGAGCAGAGTCATATAAGATTCTAAAGACTGGTTCTATTCCCAAGGCACTTGCTCTTCTGCTTTCTAATTCGGCAATATGTCTAATAAAATCAAGTTGCGATCCCCGTTCGAAATTTCTACTTACATAAGGACTAAATTCGGAAGGAAGATTGTTCAATAAATTAGTTGAACTATTGATGGGATCGATTGGCGAATATTTAATAAAAAATAATGCTCCAATCAAAATTAACAAGACTAGTGAAAGAAAAACTAGACTAAAAATATTTATCTTTTTTGAAAAAAATCTTTTTCAGTAAAGTTGAGTAGCCGTACTTTGGTTCGAAAGCGATATCTGTGCTTGTTTTTTCTTGCTAAATTTTAGAAGGTTTTTATTAATTTTTTCCATTAGATTGCCTTCTTTCTTCGAGGCACAAAAACAAAATTAGCAAACTCAGTTTTTTGTTCCGGATTTAAATAATCTAGAATTATTGAAAAAATAAATTTAACTAAAAACAACATTAATAGATTGACAAAGAAGAAATACATAATTAAGTTAATTTCTGCGTATCTAAAAGCATAGGAAACAAAAATACTTTGCCCTGGAATTGAAAAAATGCGTTCAATTACAATGGAACTTGAAAGTAAAATGATGTAGAAGGGAACAATGGCTTGAAGTTGATTAAAAAGTAATTTTTTAAATAAAACTTTTCTAAATAATGCTGTTTTGGACATCCCAAACGATTTAGCAAACAAATAATAATTACTACTAATAACTTCTTTGGTGATTTTTCTAGAGCGACTCATAAAAAGGCTGATCGTTCCAAAAAGCATAATCAAAATTGGCACAAGCAATGATTGCAAACTAAGTGGGAATTCACTAATAAATTGCGAAGGATAACCAAAAAGGTAACTAAATGCTAATGCTAAAATTGCAATCAAAATTAGCGGAATTGTTGCTAAGGCAATAACGATGATATTAATAGTGATATCTGGTCATCTATTAAACTTATAACCTGAATAAACGCCAAGAACATTACCGATTATAAGTGATATTAAAAAAACAAGGCCAGTGAATAATATTGTTCATTTAAATTGATTGAAGTATAGGCTTGAAATGCTTTGCCCCGAAGCACTAAGTTCAGAAGTATAAATTTGTCCAGCAGAACCGCGGATAAGATTGTTCAAATAAACGCCAAAGCGACTAAAAAGATTACTTTCAATCTGCGAAGAAACTGCTAAATTCTTTTTAATTTGATTAGTTAAAAGTAAATTGATCGCAAAATATACAACGAAAATTGCAACAATAAAAATTGCTATGTAAATTAAAGCTCTTATGGCAATTTTTTGCGTTGCTTTTTTCATGATATCCTTTCCTATTTTGTATTTTTAATTTGTGTATTGACTAACGGTATAGTAGTGTCCACTAACGTCTTTGTTCAATTCAATTTTGTAACTTTTGTTATAAAATGGCTTAATCATAGGATTTGTGCTATTTCATTCCATGTATTTTCTAAAGTTAGTGATGGTTCTTTTAGTTTCTGAAAATCTTTTAAAATTGTTTTCGTCAGTCAAATCAATGACTTTGTCGCTAGCATCTTGAATACCATTATCATTACTATCAATTCAAAGTTTTAAATCAACTTTAGTGTTTTTTGTGTAATTGATAAATCTATCTAAATCAAATGAATCGGTATAAAAAGAATAAAGGTTGTCTTCTAACCCGACAAAGCTAGGTCTATTGATAGGATCCCCAACTTTATCGTCTCAATTTTTTTTGGTAAAGAAATTAGGACGGTAAATGTTTGCTTTGATACGTTCTGAAACGGCTGAAGGATTATTTAAATTGCTAACTAATAAGTAAGCTTTTTTCTTACTTTCTTCTTCGCTTAGTTTAGCAAAGCCTCCAAGGTTAGCTTTTTTATGATCTTGATCATTGAAACCAAAGTAATTAATTCCTTGGCCATAACCCATTAGATCTAAATATGCTTTAAAAAGACCTTTCAACCTTGCGTCTGCGTTAGTAGGAGTTACTTGATAAGGATACCTACCTTGGACATTTTTGAAATCTTTTAGTTCGCGATCAAAGACTCAGTTGTAACTATATAAATTTCTTCATAATTGTGTTCTACTAGATCCATGAGCAATCTGTTTAACAATGTCGTCACCAAAAGCAGTTAAATAAGGTCGTCCATTATTAACAAAGTGTGTAAATCGTTCTTGGTTGGGAAGATTGTATTTTTTTTGGAAAGACATTTTTAAATATTCGCGTGGAATTAACTCTTCTAAAGAATACAAATATTTGATCTGTTCGTTTGAAATTGGACTTTGATATTCAAGGCCAAGATTTCTATTGTTATTAAAGAAATATTGCCCACTATTAATTTTGTTAAATCGTTCGTCATCAGGAATTAAATTTGCATATTTAAATAAATCATAAGAACTAAATTCTCTAAAAACCGGCAAACCATAGTTCGTACTAAACTCGCTTGAATTTTTGAGATACTCGCCCCCATATTTAGGTTCAACATATCCCAAATTTTTACGAAATTCATCTAAGAATTTTTTATTGTTACTATATGTTTGTGAAAAAATTGGTTGTGGATTAAGTTGATAGATTAATGAAGTGTCGCTATTTTTGTCGCTACGCAAATTTGCTTGGTTATAAGTAGTGGCAACATGATGCATATATTCGTGAACAAGCGTCGAAATAATAAGTTCAATTTTGTAGTCTAAATCAACATTCTCCCAATTGATATTTGGTCAAAGCTTCATGAAATTGTCAATCGGGATATAAAGTTCTTGAGTATTTGGTAGATAGTAACCATTTAGATTTTTTGAATCTACACTAGAATTTTTCTTATTAATATATACCGCTTTAAGAGAATTAATTTCCGAACCATATGATGCTCTTTTTAAAAAATCTTCATTAAGTTTTTTAAGACCATCTTTGCCTAAAAAATAAAGTAATTTGCCATTTCTTTCTGCATATGGATATTCTTTAATGCTTAAATTACCATACTCAAATTTCTCTTCATCAGAATTATAATTTTTTTGATTATAAGAAATTGCTTGGCTTTCTTTATTGCTTAGTATTGGTGGCAAGAACGGGTTAGCATTTTTAAAAAAACCAAAGGTAATAAAAATTACAAAAATTATTGCCCCAATTAGTAAAAGTGAACTAAAAGTTATTCCTAATATAGCTCATAGTGAAAATGAGCTTTTTTTCTTACTTGAATTGTTCATGGCTAAATTCCTATGATTTTAACCCTGAAATTGCAAAAATTGTTTCGCCACTTTCTTCTTTTAAATCACTTTGATCATTTTTGGTGTAAGTATAAATTTTTTCAAAAATAATTTGGCCACGGTCAGATAATAGTTGTACTCTACTAAAATCAAATTTAAATTTTTTACCTTGTTCATTAATTTTATTAACATCAACATATTCGCGTAATGCTTCTAAAAATGCATCAAAACCTTTGTCTTGAGCAGCTTTTAGCTTGGTATAAACCGTATTAAGTAAATCAGCTTTTTTCGCTTTTGAACTAAGGCCATAGCTACCAATAATATATTCTTTTTTAATTGGGATCGTTCTAAATCCACTTATTTCAAATCTTGCAGTGTTTTCAGTTGCACCAATTTTTTGAATAATATCTAAATGAATTATACCCTCATCATCGTGGGGATGAGTTCCTGGGCTTACACGATATGTTGCTCCTTCAGGAGCTTCATCTACTTTATAAGGAATTTGATATTTTCTAAAAACGCTTAAAACATCAGCTCAACTTTTAGCAGCAAGAAAATCTTTAGTTGCTAAAGAAGCTTTAACTGATTTTTGATTTTGCGCTTCATCACCAATTGAAATTCCCAATTGCGTTACATAATTAATGTCAGTTTTAGGGGTTGGTGTATTTTGCCCATCACATGATTTGGAAATCAAAGCAAGCGAACCAATCAACATTGAAGGTATAAAAATACTAGAAATTTTTAGTAATTTTTTCACAATTCCATCATCTCTTTCTTCTATCAAATTACATAATTAACAATATATATTAAAAATAAAAAATGTCTAAAAACTTTGAACTTCTTACAATAGAAATACGCTAAAAAACCTAAAAAAGTGTAAAAAATTTTTTTAGTGATTTTTTGGGCCTATTGTTGGGCTAAAAAATGTCAATTTCAGGATTTTTCTTAATCCTCGCCGTGCAATATCGTTAAAATGAAAATATATGAAAACCAGAAATAAAAAATTATCATTATTTTTAAGTTTTTGCACTCCCGTTTTAGCAACTTCATTTTTGGTTTCGTGCACACCTTCCTATCGTCCTTCTTGGGGGCCTGAAAACCAACAAAATAGATGAAATACTAATGCTCACTATGATGATGGCAGCTCGGATCCCAACGTTGGAAAAGAGGGTCCCAACATCAAAGGAAATTGAGAAAATTCCTACAATATCAAACGTGAACAAATTCTTGAAGTTTTCGCAAAAGTTGTCATGTCTTTAACTGAGGCGGGCAAAAAACTAACTGCACAGGAATTCTATCAAATCGCAAGCAAGGTAATTAACGAAAAAGTTCTACCGAACGGAAAATATAAAAACGACCCTAAGTTTAGAAATTTTGACACTTTAGATAAAGTATTTTCTAGCGATTCGAGAATAACTAAATATCTCACATCAATTTGACCGGACATTTCCAATTTTAATGATGCTTTTTTTGAAATCCGTTACACAATATATCGTCCAAATCCCGGAGACAATTTTCTTGTCATGGATATGCGACTATTTTGATCGAACAAACACCACATTGATAGTAAAAACTTCCCTATTATGAGACATGATACCGGAATTGGCATCGGACCAATATTTACTTATAAAATAAAAGGATTTCTAAAAACAAACTAAGACAATAATTCGTATAATTCTAATAATATGTTAAGAATTGTTGCTGGAAAGTATCGCTCAAGAATAATTGAACAACCAAGTAAAAGTTCTACTCGCCCTACCATTGATAAGGTTAGAGAAGCGATTTTTTCTTCAATCCATTTTGAGCTTGACGGCGCAGAAGTCCTTGATTTATTTGCTGGTAGTGGTTCTTTTTGTCTGGAAGCACTTTCACGTGGCGCAGCTTTTGCTACTTGTATTGAAAAAGACTACGATGCTTATAAGATAATTCAAAAAAATGCACTTTCATTAGGGGAAACTAAAATAAACATTCTAAATGTTGATGCTATTTATTTTTTAGAAAATAACGCTTCAAAAAAGTGAAAATTTATTTATTTAGATCCTCCTTTTGCGTCAAAAGAATTGTTAAAACAATGTATTAAATTAATTAGCGATAGCAGTCTTCTTTTAACTAATGGCAAAGTAATTGTTGAGACTGACGCAGCAAATTTGGAACTAGAAACCGAAAAGCTCGCGATAGTTAAGTGCAAAAAATATGGTAGAATTTACATCTACTACCTAACTTATAAAGGATAACATTTGTTATCATTAATTTAAGGGAGAATTAATTTATGGAAAACAAAAGAAAATTAATTATATTTACCGGGCCAAGCGGCGTTGGTAAAGGAACCGTTGAAAAACCACTTTTTGATGATAAAGAATTGAAACTGAAACTTTCGGTTTCAATAACTACTAGACGCCCTCGCGATGGCGAAATTGATGGTGTTCATTATTACTTTGTTTCGCAAGAAACTTTTGATGCTTGCTTAGCCGACAATAAACTAATTGAATATTCAATGCACTTTGATAATTACTATGGCACTTTATATTCAGAAATTGATCGGATTATTGAACAAGGTAAAATTCCTTTTCTTGAAATTGAAACAAATGGGGCAACTCAAATAATTGACAATTATCGCAAGCAAGGAAGAGAAGAAGAAATTGTTTCAATCTTCTTAATGCCTCCTTCGTTTAAAGAATTAGAAAGAAGAATTATTGGCCGCAATACCGAATCAAACGAAGTTATTAATAAACGTCTAGAAAAGGCTAAAGAGGAAATCGGTCATTCTACAATGTTTGAATATGTTGTAATCAACAACGATATTGATACTACAGCTAATGAAATTAAAAAAATTATTACCAAAGAATTTGAGTATCTATTAAAATCTAAAAAAGAAAACACCGAAGGTAGAAAGGCGTAATTCTAAATGGAATTTTGTTGTAAGTCAGATATCGGTTTAGTAAGACCTGAAAATCAAGATCGAGTAACATTTGTTCAAAAAGACGACTGGGCTTTGGCCGTGCTATGTGATGGTATGGGCGGGCATCGTGGTGGTGCTCAAGCAGCGTCTTTAACAATTGACCTTTTTTCTAAATACTTTACTAACAATTTTCCATTTTCAATTAACTACAACGATAAATTCGCGATTAATGATTGATTTAGTCATGCATTAACTCACATCAAAAATTCACTAAGAGTTTATGTTGAAGAGCATAGTCAATATCGCGACATGGGCACTACATTAGTTGCTGCTTTAATTTATCAAAAAGAAAATCATATATATATCTTCAACATCGGTGATTCACGTATTTATATCTATAACGGACTGCTACACCAAGTAACGCAAGATCAGAATATTAAAAACAAATTAATCAACGAAGGATTTAATCCTACTGACGCAAGTAACCATCCTGATGCTAATAAATTAACTAGCTGTTTAGGGCCTTATAAAACGATGGTTCCTGATGGCCATGCATTTAATAAAAATTCTAATTCGCAGTACATTATTTTAACTAGCGATGGCTTACATGATTTTATTGAAAAACCTCTTTTTGAAAGAGTAATTCAGAATAAAAAAAATAGCTTAGAAGAAAAAGCACTGAACTTAATAAACTATGCTAAAAAGAATCATTCAAATGACAACATTTCAATAATAATTGTAAGGATCTAATTCAATATGGCCGGTGCAAAA from the Metamycoplasma arthritidis genome contains:
- the thrS gene encoding threonine--tRNA ligase, which translates into the protein MKANSKLNHSTSHLLAAAILKLYPNTKLAIGPAIDEGFYYDFEFEKPLLESDLPKIEKQMHKLAEQGYVMEKVDVQNYNFDNQPYKKEMFEELKKDKKEITFYAYIHPKTKENLFVDLCVGNHVESTKEIKHFKLLSLAGAYWRGDSKNKMLTRIYGTCWESQKELEEYLALVEERKERDHRKIGKDLNIFAVSQLSGQGFPIWLEDGMKIHNAIRDYVLKLDRKFGFKEVLTPHFGEKKLYEISGHWDHYQEDMFTPIKMDNETLVARPMTCPHHIVLYNMTRRSYRDLPIRYSEQSRLYRYEKSGALSGLERVRSMDLTEGHVFVRKDQIKAEFKHLYNMIQKALSDFDIQVDHVSLSLRDPNNSVKFFNDDKMWNQAEADLKEVLKELKIEYKEFIGEAAFYGPKIDFQVKTVLNKIITMSTLQLDFLLPARFEMKYVDDKEEFQTPVLIHRGLIGTYERFIAILLEQTKGVLPYWLSPRQVTILPIVDEVNDYCQKLYEEFIDLGINANVDLRSERINKKIREAQLLKTKFIIVIGKNEIANNTLAVRAYGSEETKTYTKEEFLTMLENLKNNLK
- a CDS encoding ABC transporter permease subunit gives rise to the protein MEKINKNLLKFSKKKQAQISLSNQSTATQLYWKRFFSKKINIFSLVFLSLVLLILIGALFFIKYSPIDPINSSTNLLNNLPSEFSPYVSRNFERGSQLDFIRHIAELESRRASALGIEPVFRILYDSARDAGGDKTINTDIVTLVYSPYDLIKAINLNLTQSSNIKIPSTLILGTNGDGVDIYSRLVLSIFSTLAILIVAMMINIFVGFSLASIVALNTRKWYTRVIDSLATIINSIPELLWIFLLCVFIGTQWWGIFLAFALVSWTSFYEIAKSEIIELRQKEFILSAKATGYNQSQIIYRQLFKQILTTLLIMVADRLAINILSVSSLAFLDFVNETNNLNIGTIFREAMSLIQSNISYILILTLTITIFCISLKLFNNSLATTYNPKI
- a CDS encoding ABC transporter permease subunit; translation: MKKATQKIAIRALIYIAIFIVAIFVVYFAINLLLTNQIKKNLAVSSQIESNLFSRFGVYLNNLIRGSAGQIYTSELSASGQSISSLYFNQFKWTILFTGLVFLISLIIGNVLGVYSGYKFNRWPDITINIIVIALATIPLILIAILALAFSYLFGYPSQFISEFPLSLQSLLVPILIMLFGTISLFMSRSRKITKEVISSNYYLFAKSFGMSKTALFRKVLFKKLLFNQLQAIVPFYIILLSSSIVIERIFSIPGQSIFVSYAFRYAEINLIMYFFFVNLLMLFLVKFIFSIILDYLNPEQKTEFANFVFVPRRKKAI
- a CDS encoding MYPU_1760 family metalloprotease, yielding MNNSSKKKSSFSLWAILGITFSSLLLIGAIIFVIFITFGFFKNANPFLPPILSNKESQAISYNQKNYNSDEEKFEYGNLSIKEYPYAERNGKLLYFLGKDGLKKLNEDFLKRASYGSEINSLKAVYINKKNSSVDSKNLNGYYLPNTQELYIPIDNFMKLWPNINWENVDLDYKIELIISTLVHEYMHHVATTYNQANLRSDKNSDTSLIYQLNPQPIFSQTYSNNKKFLDEFRKNLGYVEPKYGGEYLKNSSEFSTNYGLPVFREFSSYDLFKYANLIPDDERFNKINSGQYFFNNNRNLGLEYQSPISNEQIKYLYSLEELIPREYLKMSFQKKYNLPNQERFTHFVNNGRPYLTAFGDDIVKQIAHGSSRTQLWRNLYSYNWVFDRELKDFKNVQGRYPYQVTPTNADARLKGLFKAYLDLMGYGQGINYFGFNDQDHKKANLGGFAKLSEEESKKKAYLLVSNLNNPSAVSERIKANIYRPNFFTKKNWDDKVGDPINRPSFVGLEDNLYSFYTDSFDLDRFINYTKNTKVDLKLWIDSNDNGIQDASDKVIDLTDENNFKRFSETKRTITNFRKYMEWNSTNPMIKPFYNKSYKIELNKDVSGHYYTVSQYTN
- the rsmD gene encoding 16S rRNA (guanine(966)-N(2))-methyltransferase RsmD, encoding MLRIVAGKYRSRIIEQPSKSSTRPTIDKVREAIFSSIHFELDGAEVLDLFAGSGSFCLEALSRGAAFATCIEKDYDAYKIIQKNALSLGETKINILNVDAIYFLENNASKKWKFIYLDPPFASKELLKQCIKLISDSSLLLTNGKVIVETDAANLELETEKLAIVKCKKYGRIYIYYLTYKG
- the gmk gene encoding guanylate kinase, which encodes MENKRKLIIFTGPSGVGKGTVEKPLFDDKELKLKLSVSITTRRPRDGEIDGVHYYFVSQETFDACLADNKLIEYSMHFDNYYGTLYSEIDRIIEQGKIPFLEIETNGATQIIDNYRKQGREEEIVSIFLMPPSFKELERRIIGRNTESNEVINKRLEKAKEEIGHSTMFEYVVINNDIDTTANEIKKIITKEFEYLLKSKKENTEGRKA
- a CDS encoding PP2C family protein-serine/threonine phosphatase, whose translation is MEFCCKSDIGLVRPENQDRVTFVQKDDWALAVLCDGMGGHRGGAQAASLTIDLFSKYFTNNFPFSINYNDKFAINDWFSHALTHIKNSLRVYVEEHSQYRDMGTTLVAALIYQKENHIYIFNIGDSRIYIYNGLLHQVTQDQNIKNKLINEGFNPTDASNHPDANKLTSCLGPYKTMVPDGHAFNKNSNSQYIILTSDGLHDFIEKPLFERVIQNKKNSLEEKALNLINYAKKNHSNDNISIIIVRI